The sequence catggcacattcctgtagcgagacagacatagccagccagccagccagccagccagccagccagacacatagtccccagaccggaagtcggtttagccctatacgtttagagtacgctactcgccaagtctcgtaactttacaaagtcccttttcttttaggctcatagctgaattaatataattaatttatgcacGCATTGGGACTCCAAGGCTTTTACTTTGGTGAGTAGAAAATTTTGCGACTTTCAAAACactgaacagacaaacagacagacacacacaaatagacagacagacagacacatccacacagacagccaacaaacagacagacacagacagacaaacaaacaaacagacatacacctagacagacagacggacacacacacagccacccagacaaacaaacaaacagacagatacagacaaacaaacagacagacacagacagacaaacaaacaaacaaacagacaaacacccagacagacagacagacacacacacacacagccacccagacaaacaaacaaacaaatagacacacccacacagacagacaaacacaaacagacagacaaacatgtagacaaacaaacaaccacacacagacaaacaaacaaacatacagacagacacacccacccaaccatccagacagacacacccacacagtcacccagacagacaaacaaacaaacaaacaaacagacacacccacacaaccacccagacagacagtcacacacacacacacacagccacccagacagacaaacaaacaaacaaacaaacactgacagacaaacagacagacacacccagacaaacagacagacacacccagacaaacagacagacacacccacacaaccacccagacagacacacccacccaggcactcagacagacaaacaaacaaacaaacaggcacacacaccTCCATATTCCTCGGTTCAGTAAACAAAGACGTCAAAGCGGAGCAGTGCTCAGGCACAATATCCTCGACAAGCAACTCATCTTCCTCATCCACATACCTCATCATGAACTGAGCTACACATACGGGAACTCCAtcgccacacacacaaacaccgaCACTCACACATCTCCCATACAGTTCTCCCACCGCCGCGAATGCTTCCCGCCCTTGGATTTCCGACCCGACGTGCGGTAGAGATGCGAGTGCGGGCGCGCCATCCTCGATTTCGGGATGCGACCTCTAGGCCTTGCAGTCGACCGAGCGGCCGTAATGTTGCCATGCGATGTCGCATCGTCCTGTGGCTCTGTGCGTATCATTCTGCACGAAATGAGAGAAATGGCGATCGAGAGTCAACGCTGGCGCGAAAACGTCGCATGATTACCTGATTGTTTCTGCCATGGCGTTCTCTATCGTTCCCGGTGGGTCCGGTGGATAGAAATCCATGGAGAGTGGAAGTTGCCCGCCTGATGTGTAATTGTGTATCCGGGCTTTTGTGCTGACGGTGCATGTGATGAGATCGTGCCGATCACGTTTTCCTATTCACGTGCACAATCAATGCATCGCAATTTCATATGATACGCTTACATAGTAAGAGCAACGGCGGTAAAgaactacagtgcaaaccctttGCATTAGCTAGAGTCATGTCCACCATACTAAACATACGGGACAACTATTTGATCACGTGTCAACGTTATATCCACTAACTTCCATTATTTGTATACAGAATAGATGCGTATAGCActaaatttatatcaatatcaatataCGACTATCTGACAGTCAGCAGTAAGTCTCAATGCATTCCCACGTATTGAACAAGTTTCTGTGGTAGCACATCTTTATACCGCACATTGTGATCCACGATCGCGTACGAGGCCAACATCTGCAAGCTAATCGACTCCGCCTGTTGCAGAACCTCCAACACTTCCGGCCGATTATTGCAATAGAAACTCGGCCGCGCTCGGCTCTCGTTTCTCGCATACGGATAAGCTCCAGCCTTCAACAGAAGTCTGACAATCTTTGGATCAACGCTTGCAGAACAAGACGCCAGTAATACGTGCAGCGGCATGTTTCTGTCAACATCGACCGCGTTGACACAAGCACCGGCGGCTAACAGACAGCTGATCGTGTCGATACAAGGAAACGTGCAAAGATCAAGACCAAGGCAGCTGTCCGTGTGTAACGTCGTCGTCTGGGAGTTCACCGCACAGTGAAGTAGCGTCTGTCCACGAGGACCAGTCGGTGCGATCTCCAGGAAGTGATACGTCAGCTGTACAACATCGTGGTGGTTGATGCTGCCCGGGAACTTGTTCGCGTGCATCAAGACGAGACTGAGAAAGTGCAGTCCAAGTTCGCACATGACCCACGTACGTTCATGAGATTTCCCAATGTTTTTTAGTATGAGAAGCAGCCGTTCGAACGCTGGGAGTGGATTGACGACCTCCAGTTCGGTGAGACGGAGACTCTGTGCGAGCGTGAAGAGCGTCGCATATGCCAACGTCggatgtctgtctctcagaaagcgatcgatttgcCGATCGAGAACATACAGCCACATCGGCAGCACCTGCTTTTCGTATCCGCTCCGGGCTAAGTAGTAGCCGTACGTGATACAGGGACGAGCGATTGTCACATGACACGATCCCAGAATACGTTCGCGTACCATGAAGCAGTGCTGCTGCAGTCGTAGGATGTCATTTGATTCCTGCAGCATCTGCAACTCGGACAGAGTCGTCACTTCCGTGCCGTTCAGATAATCGCTCACTGGAGGCAATGGAGCAAACTCGTCTTCAGGGAGATTCTGCTCTATACGAAGCTTCAATGAGCGATAGAAATACATGAATGCCTTTGCTTTGTTTCGACGCCAGAAATTGGTGCCAGCCAGAGATAAAGCGTTACACGCGAGGACGGCATTCTTGGAAAGAGACGGTTCATAGTACTTCATCCAGAAGGTCAACATCTCGTCGTTTCCCATAGCGGCCGCATCAAGAATCGGAAGAATCCCGAATCGGTTCGGCTGCGGCGTCAACCCGAGATCCAACAACAGCCGAGCAGCGGGAACCGAGCCCGACACGAACGAGCAGGCATGCAGACACGAACCACCCGACTCCACAGTCCTCGTATTGAGATCCGCACCAGCTTTCACAAGTTCCCGGATAACTTCCACGTGACCTTCAGCCGCAGCCGTCAACAGGGGGGTCCTCCCGAGGGAGCTATACTCCTCAAGACTCGCCCCGACGCCGGAGAGAAACTTGACGATATCAACATGCCCACACTTGCACGCAATATGCAAGGGCGACTCCCCAAACTCATTGCGTTGCCTCACATCGGCTCCTTGCTCGACCAAATAGCCAACAAGCTCGAGAAATCCCAACGCGCAGGCCGCGAACAGCGGACTGCCGCACTGCGTCTCGCCGCGATTCACGCTTATGCGTCCCGTACAGTCGATAGGCACGCGACGTGTCTCGATGAGATATCTCGTCACTAACGCTTTGCGTTTCGTCACGGCGGCGAGCAGGAGGTAGGGGTCGTCGAAATGGCGAGCCGGAGGTGGGTTTTGGTGGGATAAGTAGGTGAACGTTCGCTCGAGAGACTCGACGTCGTCGTCGTCGATTGCTGTCAAGAGGAGATCGTCCAGCACGTCGGCCGACATGATACATACGGGACAAAGTTGAATTAGGATCACGTGATCGTTGTGTTACCGGTATGCTTGTATGGTCAATTTATTGGCTAATAGTACAAGATAACAAGACGTCAATTCCTTCCAAACGAGTATGACTAAATATATAAAGAATGTCgagacaagaaacaaacaatagcGACTACATACcttggtcacgtgacctccATCCAGTCAAGAGTGCATATGTAGATGTTGTATAACATATTGCACACTCGTAGTTATTTTCGTTTAATTTGTAGATGTACTTCCGGTTAATTAATGTTGCCACTTATACACGTGACTATTAAGCCCTCAGCTTCACCTCAGGCAATAACCCCACCCCTCGTTCTTGTAATAGTCATATAGCACACTAATGATACGATAATCTATACAGTGTATGTATAGATAGAATTATAGCTCTGGAAGATAATCATTTTCTACCCAAACTGTATGTAGTACCTTAGGCTAGAGTGTACAACAACCATGAATGCCAGAAGAAAAGAGAATATGCTCAGAGAATATACTTGAAGTcgaacacgcacgcacgcatgcacacgcacgcacacacacacacacacacacgcacgcacacagacagacagacagacagacagacagacagaccaatagacCGAAcgacagaccgaccgacagacagaccgacagacagaccgacagacagacagacaggcaggcaggcaggcagacagacagacaagcagacagacagacagacacacacacacacacacgcacacacacacacagacacacacacacagacagacacacacagacacagacagacacacacagacacacacacacacacacacacacacacacacacacacacacacacacaccatgctaGTTTCACACCATTGGTTGCTATCAACCGATGGAATGGGTTCCTAACAGCTACATTTTACAAACATCTGGccagtttaattaactgcCAACAGAACCGATAAACTTACAGTTCAGTAATAGATCTGGTGAGATGTCGGCTCAGCTTCTCTCTATAGGATCGTCTACACTATGCATTCATGGGAGCAGATCAGCCAGGCACAGGCCCTTAAATTGTGTAGCCATTGACTTGGTTAACAGCAAGGCTTGCTTCACTGAGTAGATCTTGACTCTATGAAGTTTATAACAGATTGTAATGTAACTTAAACTatattactactactagtaaatgaagctgtgtactacttgcttcagagctgtgtgtgtgtgtgtgtgtgtgtgtgtgtgtgtgtgtgtgtgtgtttgtgtgtgtgtatgtgtgtttgtttgtttgtgtgtgtgtgtgtgtgtgtgtttgtgtgtgtgtgtgtgtgtgtgtgtgtgtgtgcatgtgtgtgtgtgtgtgtgtgtgtatgtgtgtgtttgtgtttgtgtgtgtgtgtgtgtgtgtgtttgtgtgtgtgtgtgtgtgtgtgtgtgtgtgtgtgtgtgtgtgtgtgtgtgtgtgtgtgtgtaccatgGTGTATTATGGTATTTTAGAAAGTTACAAGTTTTAACTTTGTCTGCGACAGTTGAAATGCACAAAAAACACAACCAGAAAAGCAACAACCCCACAAGAGTACTAACACATCATACCACTCGTCTTCCAAAACTGTAAATTATCAATATaaattatcaatatattagcCATATCGCACATATTCTATTACAGTTTATCCCATTTTCTGTGCAGTTGGTTacaaatcacgtgatttaatacaattaaaatacacatacacacatacgaGTATCTCCGCAtatcaaacaaaaacagaatgtACAGCACTTCATTTGACTAcacagtaaataaataaaaggATATTTGATATCAAGTCTATCAAATCGTGCAACTAAAAATGAGAAAGTAGCAGTTCAATTAAGTAACCAACCGTTATCTGTCCGAGTAGCGTGGAGGAAGATCCTCTATGTCGACCACTGGTCTGTAGATTCTCAAGTGTAAATTTCTTAGAACCGTAATGCCATTAATCGCTACCGCAATCTAGAAGCAGACAGGCTGCATACAAAACTGTGGCAACAAATTGAATtgaaaatgtgtgtgtgtgtgtgtgtgtgtgtgtgtgtgtgtgtgtgtatgtgtgtgtgtgtgtgtgtgtgtgtgtgtgtgtgtgtgtgtgtgtgtgtgtgtgtgtgtgtgtgtgtgtgtgtttatgtgtgtgtgtgtgtgtgtgtgcatgtgtgtgtgtgtgtgtgtgtgtgtgcgtgtgtgtgtgtgtgtgtgtgtgtgcaaacaTCAtattacaaaaacaaaaacaacagaacacacactacacctaaagtacaacacaaacattaaCACACAAATATGTACATAATTCTATTAAAAAACTCCATCTAACAATGCATCACTGAATGATACTCTATACAGTAAACATCTCAACAAGCATCCTTACCCAGCCAAAAATCGACAAACAACTGAATGCCTGAACCACTTTGACCACCGACAACACACCGTCACCAAACTCTTCATCAACCTCATCACCAGCATCATCCAACCACTCGTAAGTGCTacaacacagcacaacacaaatacatcacATTTtgtcacttaattaacaaatatctATGTCACTCACAgatacacaaaacaactcaaCCATAGAATGGCTAAATGAGATGATGCGGCAACACTCGAAGCCAACGATATCTTTCCCAGTGTTGATAGTTCACGTCGTAGTGcatcacacacaacgtcaAGAATTGTGAAGATCAGAGCAATACAAATAGTGAATGCACCGCATGCTATGCCGATGTCACACGGGAGTGAGGACGATGCATTGAATGCACAGATCTGTTGTTTCCCAACTTGATCAAGAAGCTTGCGTCCAATACAAGTGGAAACTGTTCCAGCAAAGACCTTGTAACGTCAACACAGCAAGTTGAGACGCAATGTTGTTGACACAGACGCACAATCGtgcttgtacacacacacacacacacacacacacacacacacacacacacacacacacacacacacacacacaaccacaaccaTTAAGTGATTGTATAAATAATGCATTGTTAACAGACATTGCAAATGTATGCTTATctacaaaatcaaaatttggTTGATTGTAGAAAAACGTGTCCCAAGATGACCAGACCAACTAACTTTTTGATAATCAAATATTAGGGCATAAAAACAATTCTAATTTTAAATTCTAAAAGCAGACTTTAGGGTGTGACAATCAAATGCCAtccaatttaattaattattaattaattatttattaattaataaattaattattaacttgCTTTATGTGAATCAAACGCAATTTGTCTTTTTAAAAAGTAAATACCGACTTGCGCTCAACAGCAAAGATGGTACACACGTCAAGGTGATTGTAATATTAACTAGAAGCCCCAAAACAAACTTCAGGAAAAACATTCAAACGCACACTCACCATCGCGACTAGGCGCAAAACAATGCGAACGACTGCAGCTGCTCGGCGGTTCATGTTAACACGTTATTACGAAAACGTAAAAGAGTAGGCTCCTAGGTAAACATCCAGCAAACGACACACACTCAAGTCCCCGTATACATGTAGACAGTACATGCGCGTACACCGTTTTGGAATCCGAGGGTACAaattgttaaattaattaattaattaacaagtaatTACCAATTTACAATCAACCAAATCTCtgttgttttaattgtgtgtgtgtgtgtgtgtgtgtgtgtgtgtgtgtacaaccTTAAACGCAAAACCCATCATCAAAACACCAGCTGGTTGCTGCTTACTCCACCACAGCATACACAAATCCAAACGCAAAAATTCGTCTCCACACCTCATGCATGCAAGTAAGTATCACTAATTAGTGCATCTGTCTAACACTAGACAACTTCACTCATCTCTCGGCATCGTAGAAGCATCAAGCAAAGTACAAAGTTAATCGAGCCGATCGCACGTTGTTTTtccaacctggaaacatggcATTCAGAGACAAAACGAGTCTCCTACCAGGAACGAGTTCCTTCATCAAATCGCCCGAAGAAAATTCAAATCGGTGAGACTGCCACTCACTAGATGCGTGGATGTTAGTGTACACACGATCAACCTTCGCCACCTCTTTGTCTTCCCCATCAACAACAGACAAGTCACCCCAAGTCCATGATCCCTTCTTAGTACCCTGACTTTGAGGGTAACTTGACCACCCTTGGTCATGTGATTCACACACCCCTACGAGTTTCCTCGCTCTCAAACGTCGCCCTTCGGGAATTTCTAGGGACAGATAAGCTTTTCGTGAGTCAGAAACTGTCACTCTGTGCTGAGATGCGACACTAATTGAGTCCCAAAAGCAGGCGTAGTCTAGGATTTTTTCTATGACGACTTC is a genomic window of Corticium candelabrum chromosome 12 unlocalized genomic scaffold, ooCorCand1.1 SUPER_12_unloc_1, whole genome shotgun sequence containing:
- the LOC134197838 gene encoding R3H domain-containing protein 4-like isoform X2 produces the protein MDFYPPDPPGTIENAMAETIRMIRTEPQDDATSHGNITAARSTARPRGRIPKSRMARPHSHLYRTSGRKSKGGKHSRRWENSQFMMRYVDEEDELLVEDIVPEHCSALTSLFTEPRNMEMWTKFVNRTEDEQSDFLSGMRSQHITNELSSDFDITADEPDSDPEKCYQRISRKIRSILRNRHLPLATLKDIEEELLHCFESCPDGVTIMLIPNSFDRLLLHAVCHYFQLQSNS
- the LOC134197837 gene encoding protein fem-1 homolog C-like; the encoded protein is MSADVLDDLLLTAIDDDDVESLERTFTYLSHQNPPPARHFDDPYLLLAAVTKRKALVTRYLIETRRVPIDCTGRISVNRGETQCGSPLFAACALGFLELVGYLVEQGADVRQRNEFGESPLHIACKCGHVDIVKFLSGVGASLEEYSSLGRTPLLTAAAEGHVEVIRELVKAGADLNTRTVESGGSCLHACSFVSGSVPAARLLLDLGLTPQPNRFGILPILDAAAMGNDEMLTFWMKYYEPSLSKNAVLACNALSLAGTNFWRRNKAKAFMYFYRSLKLRIEQNLPEDEFAPLPPVSDYLNGTEVTTLSELQMLQESNDILRLQQHCFMVRERILGSCHVTIARPCITYGYYLARSGYEKQVLPMWLYVLDRQIDRFLRDRHPTLAYATLFTLAQSLRLTELEVVNPLPAFERLLLILKNIGKSHERTWVMCELGLHFLSLVLMHANKFPGSINHHDVVQLTYHFLEIAPTGPRGQTLLHCAVNSQTTTLHTDSCLGLDLCTFPCIDTISCLLAAGACVNAVDVDRNMPLHVLLASCSASVDPKIVRLLLKAGAYPYARNESRARPSFYCNNRPEVLEVLQQAESISLQMLASYAIVDHNVRYKDVLPQKLVQYVGMH